One genomic segment of Brassica napus cultivar Da-Ae chromosome A3, Da-Ae, whole genome shotgun sequence includes these proteins:
- the LOC106351934 gene encoding uncharacterized protein LOC106351934 → MERQNKHQSIFYISKQKKMAVSFHARSHSVPSLQHPQAAYVDEQLTRLRSSEAVSSSSSSSIYQRLSDLQDLYDSLDKMIRLSITNQGLSQDQIEKLLDGSLMILDLCNLAKDALSQMKERLKEIQSILRRKRGDLSAEVKKYLVTRKSLKKSFQKVLKNLRVGQNKETTDKSLVVFGETEGVTIALFDSLFSFMSGSKACGKWSLVSKIMSQNKDTCEAEANEFTRVDYVFQSEKLLKMEDVQMLESCIQDLEDGIESVSKSMIKYRVSLLNIL, encoded by the coding sequence ATGGAAAGACAGAACAAACACCAAAGCATTTTCTACatctcaaaacaaaaaaaaatggctgtTTCTTTTCATGCTCGTTCTCACAGCGTCCCCTCTTTACAACACCCACAAGCTGCTTACGTCGATGAGCAGTTGACAAGATTGAGATCTTCTGAGGCAGTCTCTTCATCTTCCAGCTCTTCTATTTACCAAAGACTAAGCGACCTTCAAGATTTATATGATTCTCTTGACAAGATGATTCGCCTATCTATCACCAACCAGGGTTTATCTCAAGATCAGATTGAGAAGCTTCTTGATGGATCTCTCATGATCTTGGATTTGTGCAACCTCGCCAAGGACGCTTTGTCGCAGATGAAAGAACGCCTCAAAGAGATCCAATCTATTCTACGGAGAAAGCGTGGTGACTTATCCGCAGAGGTCAAGAAATACTTAGTCACAAGAAAGTCTCTCAAGAAGTCATTCCAAAAAGTACTCAAGAACTTGAGAGTGGGACAGAACAAAGAGACCACGGATAAGTCATTGGTTGTGTTTGGAGAGACAGAAGGTGTAACGATTGCTCTGTTCGATTCTCTGTTTAGCTTCATGTCCGGATCAAAGGCTTGTGGAAAATGGTCATTGGTCTCAAAGATCATGAGCCAGAACAAAGATACATGTGAAGCTGAAGCAAACGAATTCACAAGAGTGGATTATGTGTTTCAATCTGAGAAGTTATTGAAGATGGAAGATGTGCAGATGCtagagtcatgcattcaagatCTTGAAGATGGAATTGAGTCAGTCTCAAAGTCAATGATCAAATACAGAGTCTCACTTCTTAACATCTTATAG
- the LOC106350462 gene encoding uncharacterized protein LOC106350462 produces the protein MEEPDATTTTTQRNQTTGMSSADIWTCQVYGSWSAKEEWMGLGFVLIANEEIILEGQRCCPRAQAPLHAEAKSLSWAMKEVKNRGFHRVRFESDCQQLVNIILYEDEWPSMAHEIEDIKATATCFQKLEFSYISRSLNLSADSLAKEGRSRALRFANVNIKVHQGLAHAADLNEPV, from the coding sequence ATGGAAGAACCGGACGCGACAACAACGACGACACAAAGAAATCAAACTACTGGAATGTCTTCGGCAGACATCTGGACCTGTCAAGTGTATGGATCCTGGTCGGCTAAGGAAGAATGGATGGGGCTAGGCTTCGTGTTAATTGCAAACGAGGAGATCATTTTGGAAGGACAGAGGTGCTGCCCTCGAGCACAAGCACCACTTCATGCCGAAGCAAAGAGCCTAAGCTGGGCTATGAAAGAGGTAAAGAATCGCGGATTCCACCGAGTAAGATTTGAATCTGACTGCCAACAGCTGGTAAACATCATCCTATATGAGGATGAATGGCCCTCAATGGCGCACGAAATAGAAGACATAAAAGCTACTGCTACATGCtttcaaaagcttgagttttcttatatatctcgTTCTCTAAACCTCAGTGCGGACTCCCTAGCTAAGGAAGGACGATCACGTGCTTTACGATTTGCGAATGTAAATATTAAGGTTCATCAAGGGCTCGCTCATGCAGCAGACCTAAACGAACCAGTTTGA